A part of Propioniciclava coleopterorum genomic DNA contains:
- the trhA gene encoding PAQR family membrane homeostasis protein TrhA has protein sequence MDATTLKPRLRGWLHLGMTPLIQLAGVILLVATPSLQGRIGVAVYLAGATLLFGTSAIYHRGSWGPRAAAVLRRMDHANIFVFIAATYTPLALTLLDARDAATLLTLVWVIAAAGITVKVLWMSAPRWLYTAMYLAMGWVAVWWLPTFWSSGGPAIVSLIIAGGLVYSLGALVYARKRPDPSPTWFGFHEIFHACTIVAALCHFAAIALCVLR, from the coding sequence ATGGACGCGACGACCCTCAAGCCCCGCCTGCGCGGCTGGCTGCATCTCGGCATGACCCCGCTGATCCAGCTCGCCGGGGTGATCCTCCTGGTCGCCACGCCCTCGCTGCAGGGCCGGATCGGGGTCGCGGTCTATCTCGCCGGCGCCACGCTGCTGTTCGGCACCTCCGCGATCTACCACCGGGGCAGCTGGGGGCCGCGCGCGGCGGCCGTGCTGCGCCGGATGGACCACGCCAACATCTTCGTGTTCATCGCGGCGACCTACACCCCGCTCGCGCTGACCCTGCTGGACGCCCGCGACGCGGCGACCCTGCTCACGCTCGTCTGGGTGATCGCCGCGGCCGGGATCACCGTCAAGGTGCTGTGGATGTCCGCGCCGCGCTGGCTCTACACCGCGATGTACCTCGCGATGGGCTGGGTCGCGGTCTGGTGGCTGCCGACCTTCTGGAGCAGCGGCGGGCCGGCCATCGTGTCGCTCATCATCGCCGGCGGACTGGTCTACTCGCTCGGCGCGCTGGTCTACGCCCGCAAGCGCCCCGACCCCTCGCCGACGTGGTTCGGCTTCCACGAGATCTTCCACGCGTGCACCATCGTCGCGGCACTGTGCCACTTCGCGGCGATCGCGCTCTGCGTCCTGCGCTGA
- a CDS encoding TetR/AcrR family transcriptional regulator: MSTVRVLGRRERNKAEKLRRIAESAARLFAAQGYARTTTQQVALAADVAEGTVFRYAATKPELLLMVLNEQLLPLVASGRASASAASSVGEAVLDLMEPLIDLAEQQPDNAAPFLREVLFGDDGPHRRESLALVDDVVASIADVLAPHLDADAAGLGVDEAARFVFSALVNEVMRGAVGRAPADSRGVLRARVGVLLRGLGVTDAAPRPVVVPAS, encoded by the coding sequence ATGTCAACGGTCAGGGTGTTGGGGCGCCGCGAGCGCAACAAGGCGGAGAAGCTCCGGCGCATCGCCGAGTCCGCCGCCCGGCTCTTCGCCGCCCAGGGCTACGCCCGCACCACCACCCAGCAGGTGGCCCTCGCCGCCGACGTGGCCGAGGGCACGGTCTTCCGCTACGCCGCCACCAAGCCCGAGCTTCTGCTGATGGTGCTCAACGAGCAACTCCTCCCGCTGGTCGCGTCCGGGCGCGCGAGCGCGTCCGCCGCCTCGTCGGTCGGCGAGGCCGTCCTGGACCTCATGGAGCCGCTCATCGACCTGGCCGAGCAGCAGCCCGACAACGCGGCCCCCTTCCTGCGCGAGGTGCTCTTCGGCGACGACGGGCCGCACCGCCGGGAGTCCCTCGCCCTGGTCGACGACGTCGTGGCGAGCATCGCGGACGTGCTGGCGCCGCACCTCGACGCCGACGCCGCGGGCCTCGGGGTCGACGAGGCGGCCCGGTTCGTGTTCTCCGCCCTGGTCAACGAGGTGATGCGCGGCGCCGTGGGCCGCGCGCCGGCGGACTCCCGCGGGGTGCTGCGGGCGCGCGTCGGGGTGCTGCTCCGCGGCCTCGGGGTGACCGACGCCGCCCCGCGTCCGGTCGTCGTCCCCGCCTCCTGA